CCCAACTGAAAAATCTGAATGGTAAAAAAGATGGAACCTGGATATCATCTCATGATTACAATAAGATATGTATTTAAAATCACATTCTCAATGGCATAAACAAATTCATTCTTCTGTTGTTTTCAtccattttttctttaaaaaaattgtaatacAAGTAATATTCTTCATGATCGTGAATGCATAAATTTCAACAGACAAAAAAACAATCTTTCTGTTGCATAATAAATAAAGCATCAGTGAACAACAATGCCCAGTAATCTTACATGCTATGTCGGGTACCATTGAGATGCACACAGCAGCAATCAGAAACTCTAACATCATATGACTGCATAAGATCCaaaaaaaattgaacaaatcCATTAATATTGTTGCAGTTGTGAGCAGACAACACCAGCTTGAGACAGAAATCTTAGATATGACTAAGATATAACTGCGCAGTCCTACAAAGAATCGTAAGATCCTGAAGTAGTTACACAAGTTCAGCACCTCCAACTGGCAGAGTATTCATCTGCAAGGTTCTACCATTGCCTGATCCAAGAAACCGCACAGACGGCAAGGAAGGATCTGTTACGGGTTCAATCTCAAGAAAGTTGAAATCATATGCTCCAGATCTCTTCAAACTGAAGACAAACATAAGCAGAGTCCAACCCAACATTGATAATGCCCAATAGTTATTCATCCCATGAATTAAACCCCATGCAATAGAGTATCCAACAATAATTCCAGATAAATGCCCAATGAAACTGGCCTGTGGGACAATTATTGAAGTAAAGACAAGTGACTCAAATGGTGCAAAACTGATAGGCAGGGAAAGAAACCCAAATAGATCCAACTTCGATGAGGGCTGCTTCACAGAGAGAATGGTCATCCAGCCAAAAACAACACATGAGTACCCAACGGCAGTCACTCTCCGAAAATACTCTATCTTGAACTTTTGGATCAAAACATGGTACACCACAAGAACCAACACCCCTGACAAAATAACCAACACCAGAGTGTAATGGAGATAGAACTCCATCCCAAGACCCATGTGCCCTAACTGCTCAACCACACCAAGACTCCACAGGGCACTCATATTGAATACGAGATGGAGAACACTTATATGGGAAAACGCTGAGGTTATTATCCTCCAATGGTGGCCTTCAATGGCCGTCTCATAACTCAGACCCACATGCGAGTACCCAATGTTTTTCTTCTGTATATAGAACCAAATTGCACTGCATATTCCTATAATACAACTGGTCGCAGGTTTTTCCAGTATCTCGTAGAACAAAGGCCTCCCCATCTATGAAAGCCCTTTTACTCTGTTTCACAACTCAAATATATAAAACCACTTCAATCTAGGGAGATAGAACGTTAAAAGCAAAGCTTACAGATTCAGTACCTCCATTATCCATAACAATGATAAAATCAAGAGAACAAAGAGCAATTTGCTGCGACGAACACGAAATATAGCTTCAAAATGGCTCTACAGCCAGAGGCTCCAAGCTCTAGAAGTTCTAAAACTGAACACATAACCTTAAAGAGCCAAACCAACAAAAAACCCAATTCATGACTTCGCCCTGTTCAAGCATATTCAGATCTAACTCACCCAAAATAACCCCGACCAAATAAACGGGCAAGTTCACACGTCTGAGAATCTCGAGGAACACAATACATCAAACTGACAACCCTGGCCTGGGATTTCAATCAAACAATACTTCTACACCGTTATATCAAGAAAATGAAAGAGAATTTGTCGAACAACAATAAACCCAGATTCTAAAATCGTATTTTTACGCAAAATTGAAAGACAAGGTGGGCAACTAAGAACTATGGGGGATCAAAGAAGCGGAAGAATTAGGGTTTAAAGAGATATTTCGCACCTTTTAGCTGCAAATCGATGCGGGTTTTCCGTTAGTGACTAGATTTCTTGTTCTTTCAACACCAATTTAGGGGAATTCTTTGCGTATGCAAGAAATAGTGGAATACCTGCCTTAGGGATTTGCTGCATTGTTTAAATTAAATCAAAATTACCTGAACGCCCTTTCACTCTGCTTACTACAGTTCTAAGGGTGTATACTACAAAAAAATTTGAAGTTTACATGAATTCAACAAGTTTATAGGAATTCAATTATGTAACGTATTTTTTAAAAGATGAATttataaaataagtcaaaatAGATAATATTTCATTCAAATTGGGCACAAAATCATTATACCCAACTTCTGCATACTCtacttgcatttttttttttaattttttttctaatatttgaTATTTAacgttttattttattttactttattcatttttttgttttttcttatttttagaattttaaatagcaataatgataaaatgaatgttagaTTCTGTGTATGATCTGGGCTCCAAGGGtggaaattattattttaatcttttggtTGCAATgccaacaataacaataaaatgaaaatttgaggcAATAACCAAGAGGTTTGTTAGCCAATTCCCTTAAACGAGAGGATAGAAAGAAAATTTATTGGGTGGCTTTTATTAACCCTTGGACACTTCTAGGATTCCACTTCTACAAATTTGCCTAATACCCATGCAAAATTTTTTAGCAACTTTTTCTTCGAGCATGTTTAACATTTTGTAATCTTTTAATAATGTATTTAAACATTCTAATTTTTACAATATCAACTCCAATTACAAGATAAAGATGATCAAACTAAAAATTACTAATCCACCATCACATTCTTTGTAATTATCAAATCACTTCCTATATGAATGATAATGAATGGAGCAACTAGAATTCATAGTCCAAATATGTTGAAAACAATTGTTACTTGAAGCAACTAATAAGAACTTTTCATCATCTGTACTATTTGCAACAATACTTGCAGAGCTTGAAGGTAGATCTTtcttgtcttcttctttcttccaaAGAGGACAATCCCGCTTATGATGTCCCTTTTGTTTGCACTTGGAGCACTCAATGTTCTTGACCCTTATTTTAAACTTTGATCTCCTTGCTTATACTCCTTCTTAGATTTTCCTATCCTATGCTTGCCCTTGGCAACTAGGCTCTCTGGTTCATGGTTCTCTTTCTTGAGTCTTCTTCTAGTCTCAATTGATataaaaaacccaaaaaccttttCATAGCTTAGAGTGGATTTCTTGTAAAGTAGTGTCGTAACCAAGTGTTCAAATAAAGAAGGAAGAGAAAATAACAATATCTAtgcttatctttatcttcaatcctCACATCCACTTTGAGGAAATCACTAAGAGTCTAATTGAACTAATTCATATGTTGATTAAGATCCCCACCCTTAAGAATACGAAGAAACAATAATGACTTCTTAAAAAGCAATTTTTTGTTAGTATTGCTCTTTGATATATACACGCTCTTCAATTTTGTTTATGAATCCTTAGTTGTTTTCTCCTTCATTACATCAAATATGACAAAATCTACCGAACAAGATTGGATAGTATTGAAGGCAATTTGTTTCTACTTTCATCTAATTATCTTTATCCATTGTCTTCAATATCTCTCCTATCAGAGCCCTATAAACCTCTTGTTGAACCAACGTATTATTTACCCACATCTGCCAAGTTTCCTACTTTCCGAATTTGGTTTTCACCTTGCTCATCCTTGGCTATGTGtgacgccccaaacccgaaactgGTGTTCGGAGTGTTATtctaaataaatctctgataccacataaATATACAGCGGAAGATCTCTATAACAATTATAAGAGTACTAAAAATCATCCTTTAGTATAATATCATTTCTAATATCACATTTAACACCCCTAGAACTCTAAATACATCAAAAGAATAATTTAATAAGTATCCATtttaaataaaaccttctatcccacccacgcttccgctGTGCTACTCTAACTTTGGCTAACCTtctcatggcatctgaaaaatattaggtaataatgaggtgagacacctctccgtaagacggaatagattattattagtatgtgacaaatgagtttttgTGTAAACAAATATACCCATTaatataactttaaatgaaactCCATTTTATAACTATAACTCACACTCATAATTAAAAATACATGTTTCCCATTAACTCTGCAAATATGAGTAAAAGAACCTTCCCGCATGGATAACTGACATGTATAAttcccatgatgggttgtgcggtccgaaggctagacttaacttGGTACACCAATGCTAAGTCAAAGTAACTCATATGTTAGTTTGATTTGCCTATTGAACTTGGCCTGTATACCAGGAATGTACTCAATTTCTCTTGCTGGCCAAACTAACTTTCCATACCAACATTGTTTtgaatagtgtggctgcactaatactGATATgatccattagggttcttaaaccatttAATGCATTCTTTTCGACATTTCCCAAAAACCAGTTTATCACCATAATGTAATTCTCATAGACATATAATAAAATACCACTTCATAAAATCTTACTATAACAAGTACCATACCGTGAAAATTCCAACAagtttaatttatacaataaactgAATTAATCTCTTGCCACACATTATAAACAATATTTCATACTTTAATTCATATTTTAATTAATCTCATATACTCAAATTAAATTCAAtataatatccatataattatattcttCAATTTAAATggttaatctttgaaaaaaacttacataatttattccccctaCCTTAGC
This genomic stretch from Malania oleifera isolate guangnan ecotype guangnan chromosome 3, ASM2987363v1, whole genome shotgun sequence harbors:
- the LOC131150970 gene encoding RHOMBOID-like protein 13 is translated as MGRPLFYEILEKPATSCIIGICSAIWFYIQKKNIGYSHVGLSYETAIEGHHWRIITSAFSHISVLHLVFNMSALWSLGVVEQLGHMGLGMEFYLHYTLVLVILSGVLVLVVYHVLIQKFKIEYFRRVTAVGYSCVVFGWMTILSVKQPSSKLDLFGFLSLPISFAPFESLVFTSIIVPQASFIGHLSGIIVGYSIAWGLIHGMNNYWALSMLGWTLLMFVFSLKRSGAYDFNFLEIEPVTDPSLPSVRFLGSGNGRTLQMNTLPVGGAELV